A genomic region of Jeotgalibaca ciconiae contains the following coding sequences:
- a CDS encoding transcription repressor NadR, translating to MNASQRRIEILSLLEKQMNPITARNLADTFQVSRQIIVGDIALLRAEGNDILSTPRGYLYGNKENIETGFTGKLVCQHTEEQARMELQLIVDNGGEIVDVEVEHPIYGLLSGILRIRTSHDVDEFIRDVKENRTKMLSSLTDGVHIHTIKCKDKESFEQIQNQLREAGILYS from the coding sequence ATGAATGCTTCACAAAGAAGAATCGAAATCTTATCTTTATTAGAAAAACAAATGAATCCAATAACAGCAAGGAATCTAGCGGATACTTTTCAGGTGAGCCGCCAAATTATTGTAGGTGATATTGCGTTATTACGAGCAGAAGGAAATGATATTCTTTCTACTCCGCGGGGTTATTTGTATGGAAATAAGGAGAACATTGAAACAGGATTTACTGGGAAACTTGTTTGCCAGCATACAGAAGAGCAAGCTCGAATGGAGTTGCAGCTAATTGTCGATAATGGAGGAGAAATCGTGGATGTTGAAGTAGAACATCCAATATATGGTTTGCTTTCTGGTATTTTGCGTATCCGGACAAGTCATGATGTTGATGAATTTATAAGGGATGTAAAAGAAAATCGAACAAAGATGCTCTCTTCATTAACGGATGGTGTGCATATCCATACCATTAAGTGCAAAGATAAAGAATCGTTTGAGCAAATTCAAAACCAATTAAGAGAAGCGGGTATTTTGTACTCTTGA
- a CDS encoding GNAT family N-acetyltransferase, giving the protein MVELINISKNEIDACLALSVHAWQEKYTRPIAENLARAYVEPETLIPLAITSFDKPIGFLLFRFEKEINTILLENFMIDSHFQEKGYGTEALRKFVILAENMQGYDRINGLIAIGNLNARKAFERAGFMRGAVDLENRLNEMIFILR; this is encoded by the coding sequence ATGGTTGAATTAATAAATATTAGTAAAAATGAAATTGATGCTTGTTTAGCTCTTTCTGTACACGCATGGCAAGAAAAATATACTCGGCCAATTGCAGAAAACCTCGCAAGGGCTTATGTAGAACCCGAGACACTCATTCCTTTGGCAATAACCTCTTTTGACAAACCAATTGGATTTCTGCTATTTCGGTTCGAAAAAGAAATAAATACCATTTTATTAGAAAACTTCATGATTGATTCTCACTTCCAAGAAAAAGGATATGGTACTGAGGCTCTTAGAAAGTTTGTAATTTTGGCGGAAAATATGCAGGGTTATGATAGAATAAATGGACTCATTGCAATTGGAAATTTAAACGCTAGAAAAGCCTTTGAAAGAGCAGGTTTCATGAGGGGTGCAGTCGATTTAGAAAACCGTTTGAATGAAATGATTTTTATTTTACGTTAG
- a CDS encoding cupin domain-containing protein — protein MTETVYMKENNPFPNNTLPVLYYPEVLTELIRGSNSGQNVLNMFEENGYSNGWVNGIFSYHHFHSNTHEVLGCIAGEAQVQLGGPGAEIYTFKKGDVLLLPAGIAHKKIESTADFSIVGAYPEGLSPDKQTGSEEEYEIIQNRIKSLAVPKYDPVEGEKGAVKKYWN, from the coding sequence ATGACAGAAACAGTATACATGAAAGAAAATAATCCATTCCCTAATAATACGTTGCCTGTGCTTTATTATCCAGAAGTCCTTACAGAACTGATACGTGGTTCAAATAGCGGTCAAAATGTATTAAATATGTTTGAAGAAAATGGTTATTCAAATGGTTGGGTAAACGGGATTTTCAGTTATCATCATTTTCACTCTAACACGCATGAAGTGCTCGGTTGTATAGCGGGAGAAGCCCAGGTTCAGCTAGGTGGACCTGGTGCAGAGATTTACACGTTTAAAAAAGGGGACGTCTTATTGCTGCCAGCTGGAATCGCTCATAAAAAAATAGAATCTACAGCTGACTTTTCAATAGTGGGAGCCTATCCAGAAGGACTAAGTCCGGATAAACAAACTGGAAGCGAAGAAGAGTATGAAATAATACAAAACAGGATAAAATCATTAGCAGTCCCCAAGTATGATCCGGTTGAAGGAGAAAAAGGAGCAGTAAAAAAATATTGGAATTAA